In a genomic window of Aggregatimonas sangjinii:
- a CDS encoding mechanosensitive ion channel family protein has product MPQSTTSISESLSSFYDQFIAQLPGIAMGVLIIVLGLLIGSWLGQFARKKISARTEDPLMSRFLGQAIKYTLIVIAIMLALRAAGLGGIATGVLTAAGASAVVLGFAFKDIGENFIAGIILAFSRPFNVNDTVEIGANFGKVKALEFRYTKLKTFNGKDVYIPNSDVLTKPVTNYTEDGFYRWDFVIGIAYEDNIKGAKDTVLEALRREPNVIEDDQHENFVVEDELATSTVNLKVFFWVDTKDFRRMALITKGNVVKNVKEALEDAGYYMPADIHEIKLYGGETEFPVRLQPEQSKNKNPSDN; this is encoded by the coding sequence ATGCCACAATCCACTACCTCTATAAGCGAATCGCTATCTTCTTTTTACGACCAATTCATCGCGCAACTTCCAGGCATTGCAATGGGAGTTTTAATTATTGTCCTGGGCCTTTTGATTGGATCATGGTTAGGCCAATTTGCCCGTAAAAAAATATCGGCAAGAACCGAAGACCCACTTATGAGCCGCTTTCTGGGGCAGGCGATCAAGTATACGCTCATCGTCATCGCCATAATGCTGGCCCTCAGGGCCGCAGGTCTAGGAGGTATCGCAACAGGCGTTTTAACCGCTGCCGGAGCAAGTGCCGTTGTTTTGGGCTTTGCGTTCAAGGACATAGGTGAAAATTTTATTGCAGGGATTATTCTGGCATTCAGTCGCCCTTTCAATGTAAACGACACGGTAGAAATCGGCGCGAATTTCGGAAAAGTCAAGGCGCTGGAGTTCCGCTATACAAAGTTGAAAACTTTTAATGGCAAAGACGTCTATATTCCGAATAGTGACGTGCTCACCAAACCGGTTACCAATTATACTGAAGATGGTTTTTATCGTTGGGATTTCGTCATCGGAATCGCCTATGAGGACAATATCAAGGGAGCCAAAGATACCGTGTTGGAAGCATTACGCAGAGAGCCAAACGTCATAGAGGATGATCAACACGAAAATTTTGTCGTCGAAGACGAGCTGGCTACAAGTACGGTTAATTTGAAGGTATTCTTCTGGGTGGATACGAAGGACTTTAGAAGAATGGCGTTGATCACTAAAGGAAACGTGGTGAAAAACGTGAAGGAAGCCTTGGAGGATGCTGGTTACTACATGCCAGCCGACATTCATGAGATTAAGCTCTATGGCGGCGAAACGGAATTTCCAGTGCGCTTACAACCCGAACAATCAAAAAACAAAAATCCATCCGACAATTGA